A stretch of the Marmota flaviventris isolate mMarFla1 chromosome 12, mMarFla1.hap1, whole genome shotgun sequence genome encodes the following:
- the Tmem183a gene encoding transmembrane protein 183A, with translation MARGPGPLGRSRPDTVAMPKRGKRLKFRAHDACSGRVTVADYANSDPAVVKSGRVKKAVANAVQQEVKSLCGLEASQLPAEEALSGVGESCDIIDSSDEMDAQEENIHERTVSRKKKSKRHKEDLDKAGGEEYPMDIWLLLASYIRPEDIVNFSLICKNAWTVTCTAAFWTRLYRRHYTLDASLPLRLRPESMEKLRCLRACVIRSLYHMYEPFAARISKNPAIPESTPSTLKNSKCLLFWCRKIVGNRQEPMWEFNFKFKKQSPRLKSKCMERLQPPIQYEDVHTNPDQDCCLLQVTTLNFIFIPIVMGMIFTLFTINVSTDMRHHRVRLVFQDSPVHGGRNLRSEQGVQVILDPVHSVRLFDWWHPQYPFSLRA, from the exons ATGGCCCGGGGTCCCGGCCCGCTAGGTCGGTCTCGCCCCGACACGGTCGCCATGCCCAAGAGAGGAAAGCGACTCAAGTTCCGGGCCCACGACGCCTGTTCTGGTCGAG TGACCGTGGCGGATTATGCCAACTCGGATCCGGCAGTCGTGAAGTCAGGACGGGTCAAGAAAGCCGTCGCCAACGCTGTTCAGCAGGAAG taaaaTCTCTTTGTGGTTTGGAAGCCTCCCAGCTTCCTGCAGAGGAAGCTCTTTCTGGGGTTGGTGAGTCCTGTGACATCATCGACAGCAGTGATGAGATGGATGCCCAGGAGGAAAACATCCATGAGAGAACTGtctccagaaaaaagaaaagcaagaggcACAAAG aGGACCTGGACAAGGCTGGAGGAGAAGAGTATCCCATGGATATTTGGCTATTGCTGGCCTCCTACATCCGTCCTGAGGACATTGTGAATTTTTCCTTGATTTGTAAGAATGCCTGGACTGTCACTTGCACTGCTGCCTTTTGGACCAGGTTGTACCGAAG GCACTACACGCTGGATGCTTCTCTGCCTTTGCGCCTGCGACCAGAGTCAATGGAAAAGCTGCGCTGTCTTCGGGCATGTGTGATCCGTTCTCTGTACCATATGTATGAACCATTTGCTGCTCGAATCTCCAAGAATCCAGCCATTCCAGAAAGCACTCCCAGCACATTGAAGAATTCCAAA tgCTTACTTTTCTGGTGCAGAAAGATTGTTGGGAACAGACAGGAACCAATGTGGGAATTCAACTTCAAGTTCAAAAAACAG TCCCCTAGATTAAAGAGCAAATGTATGGAACGATTGCAGCCTCCCATTCAGTATGAAGATGTTCATACTAACCCAGACCAGGACTGCTGCTTATTGCAGGTCACCACCCTCAATTTCATCTTTATTCCAATTGTCATGGGAATGATATTTACCCTG ttTACCATTAATGTGAGCACAGACATGCGACATCATCGAGTGAGACTGGTGTTCCAAGATTCTCCTGTCCACGGTGGTCGGAACCTGCGCAGTGAACAGGGTGTCCAAGTCATCCTGGATCCAGTGCACAGCGTCCGACTCTTTGACTGGTGGCATCCGCAGTATCCGTTCTCCCTGAGAGCATAG